In one window of Denticeps clupeoides chromosome 2, fDenClu1.1, whole genome shotgun sequence DNA:
- the LOC114766574 gene encoding beta-galactoside alpha-2,6-sialyltransferase 1-like isoform X2 yields the protein MQTGTKRTWRHISNVSHWFEMSGVGLLSIPAQCCSKYSVIIFCCFVIACIFYLSLNLNLTPKPALKEMWRQMRTAHNAKKPTDGASISKEVKEAVTHYSSLNQFKVAAAVKGRSMSLGRADITCELRARVPLRVIKAGDGPFSGEQWEKSLPSRGLEETLGPLKTCAVVMSSGALRRSSLGMEIDSHDAVLRFNAAPTEGHSRDVGSKTTLRIVNSQLMVTQKARFLQDALFNTGVLIMWDPAPYSKDLHEWYRNPDFNFTETYQDYHRLHPRQPFYILSPSMQWELWDILQEYSPTAIQPNPPSSGMQAHTSHRF from the exons ATGCAGACTGGGACCAAGAGAACCTGGCGGCACATTTCGAATGTTTCCCATTGGTTTGAGATGTCTGGAGTGGGACTGCTTTCCATACCTGCGCAATGTTGCTCGAAGTATTCTGTCATTATTTTCTGCTGCTTCGTCATAGCGTGCATCTTTTATCTCTCACTAAACCTCAACTTGACACCTAAGCCTGCATTAAAGGAGATGTGGAGACAGATGAGAACCGCGCACAATGCCAAGAAGCCTACTGATGGTGCAAGTATATCGAAGGAAGTGAAAGAAGCAGTGACGCATTACAGCTCACTGAACCAGTTCAAGGTGGCCGCAGCTGTGAAAGGGCGGAGCATGTCTCTGGGGAGAGCTGACATCACGTGTGAGTTGAGGGCCCGGGTTCCCCTGCGGGTGATCAAGGCTGGGGATGGGCCCTTTTCAGGAGAACAGTGGGAAAAAAGTTTACCCTCGCGTGGACTGGAAGAGACACTTGGCCCACTGAAGACCTGCGCTGTTGTAATGTCATCGGGTGCTCTGAGACGCTCCTCACTGGGAATGGAAATTG ACTCACATGATGCTGTTCTTCGCTTTAATGCGGCACCCACTGAAGGTCACAGCCGGGATGTTGGGAGTAAAACAACCCTACGTATCGTGAACtctcag CTCATGGTTACACAGAAGGCAAGATTTCTCCAAGATGCATTGTTCAATACTGGTGTTCTGATTATGTGGGACCCAGCACCCTACTCCAAAGACCTGCATGAG TGGTACAGGAACCCTGACTTTAACTTCACAGAGACTTATCAGGACTACCACAGACTGCACCCCCGGCAACCTTTCTATATTCTGAGTCCCAGCATGCAGTGGGAACTGTGGGACATACTGCAGGAGTACTCTCCAACAGCCATCCAGCCCAACCCCCCTTCCTCTGGCATGCAGG CCCACACATCTCACCGCTTTTAA
- the LOC114766574 gene encoding beta-galactoside alpha-2,6-sialyltransferase 1-like isoform X3 translates to MVTQKARFLQDALFNTGVLIMWDPAPYSKDLHEWYRNPDFNFTETYQDYHRLHPRQPFYILSPSMQWELWDILQEYSPTAIQPNPPSSGMQGIIVMLSLCDRISVYEFLPSHRKSDLCHYFEDIHNWQCTQGHYHPLSFEKNLIKHLNQGGQEDVVKLGKVTLNGFSQERCRRT, encoded by the exons ATGGTTACACAGAAGGCAAGATTTCTCCAAGATGCATTGTTCAATACTGGTGTTCTGATTATGTGGGACCCAGCACCCTACTCCAAAGACCTGCATGAG TGGTACAGGAACCCTGACTTTAACTTCACAGAGACTTATCAGGACTACCACAGACTGCACCCCCGGCAACCTTTCTATATTCTGAGTCCCAGCATGCAGTGGGAACTGTGGGACATACTGCAGGAGTACTCTCCAACAGCCATCCAGCCCAACCCCCCTTCCTCTGGCATGCAGG GAATTATTGTGATGCTGAGCCTCTGTGACCGGATCAGCGTTTATGAGTTTCTTCCTTCGCATCGGAAATCGGACCTGTGTCACTACTTTGAGGACATACACAACTGGCAGTGCACTCagggccactaccacccactcagCTTCGAAAAGAACCTAATCAAACACCTCAATCAAGGTGGGCAGGAGGACGTCGTCAAATTAGGAAAAGTCACTCTAAACGGGTTTTCACAAGAACGCTGCAGAAGAACATGA
- the and1 gene encoding actinodin1, protein MARQTKSSCSYIFTRALLITVLSAELLVAGPVPPQIKGDDAVEGKTAVSSATSQRLIRNRRNISWYKQHSDFWNWYKYFTDTGNQEGVSQLDRVYLAYLQNKNRAEGQRSYKMYLQHLGDIYKSCAESSDPNCVASYMARPKEKSEPPKPAQVKACDPYRDPYCLYSLGYTAYPYTVPSAAKAPAPAAVKSPAYLHTAPVKDPQSGYYYYAPVMQSFLSAEQRSELLRICDPKDVECLQYHLRAAYGYRPATGPLPSYAHLSCDPKTDRYCQPQIVQKAPSGVYASYPYCNPYTDPYCAYVAALHADQNSDAQSAPVKMPCNPLFDDNCNPLTAARMASPPQNLKDEPAPAASDARAAPAEPRSDPYAMYREAAAAALHRRPPPQPLQPPTHRYQPDHMPERQEEAQHPLGPRGKTKEGYDCFIGYDEECFPLRAAQHEPRSGQHRQIPFHPESYEPHLNPDGTRSGVIEPDPDCDPEYDRNCRLRRYEPEPAVPHEEAQEAHQAERHHDQSNHEEEPHPEHQPGSPSYSQDNYDPYQSGQEDPFASYGSQDHGAPSFPDVLRGFGGQYGQDDHRAYTGDYKKK, encoded by the exons ATGGCTCGTCAGACAAAATCCTCCTGCTCCTACATTTTTACCAGAGCACTGCTGATCACGGTTCTGTCAGCAG AGTTGCTGGTAGCTGGTCCAGTGCCTCCACAGATCAAAGGTGATG ATGCTGTTGAAGGGAAGACTGCTGTTTCTTCAGCCACATCCCAGAGGCTGATCCGCAACAGGAGAAACATCAGCTGGTACAAACAGCACTCAGACTTCTGGAACTGGTACAAGTACTTCACTGACACGGGCAACCAGGAAGGAGTGAGT CAGCTGGATCGCGTCTACCTTGCCTACCTGCAGAACAAAAACAGGGCAGAGGGCCAGCGCTCTTATAAAATGTACCTCCAGCACCTGGGTGATATCTACAAATCTTGTGCCGAGTCCAGTGATCCCAACTGCGTGGCCTCGTACATGGCCAGACCCAAGGAAAAGTCTGAGCCTCCCAAGCCAGCCCAAGTTAAGGCCTGTGACCCTTACAGGGACCCCTATTGCCTCTACAGTCTGGGATACACAGCGTACCCTTACACTGTGCCCTCTGCTGCCAAAGCTCCAGCGCCGGCTGCGGTCAAGTCACCGGCCTATCTTCACACTGCCCCGGTTAAAGACCCCCAATCCGGGTACTACTACTATGCACCGGTGATGCAGTCATTCCTGAGTGCTGAGCAGAGGTCAGAGCTCCTGCGTATCTGTGACCCTAAGGATGTTGAGTGCCTGCAGTATCATCTGCGTGCCGCCTACGGGTACAGGCCCGCCACTGGCCCACTCCCATCCTATGCCCACCTGAGCTGTGACCCCAAGACCGACCGCTATTGCCAGCCCCAAATAGTTCAGAAGGCCCCATCCGGGGTGTATGCGTCCTACCCATACTGCAACCCTTACACTGACCCCTACTGCGCATATGTTGCCGCCCTGCATGCTGACCAGAATTCAGATGCCCAGTCAGCCCCAGTAAAAATGCCTTGTAACCCCCTCTTCGATGACAACTGCAACCCCCTGACTGCTGCCAGGATGGCATCACCCCCTCAGAACCTGAAGGACGAGCCGGCACCTGCAGCCAGCGACGCGCGTGCTGCCCCAGCTGAGCCCCGCAGTGACCCTTACGCCATGTACCGCGAAGCGGCCGCTGCAGCCCTGCACAGACGTCCCCCGCCCCAGCCCTTGCAGCCCCCGACTCACCGCTACCAGCCAGACCATATGCCTGAACGGCAGGAGGAAGCGCAGCACCCCTTAGGGCCACGTGGAAAAACCAAAGAAGGATACGACTGTTTCATTGGCTACGATGAGGAGTGCTTTCCTCTGAGGGCTGCCCAACATGAGCCTCGATCTGGCCAACACAGGCAAATTCCCTTCCATCCAGAATCCTATGAGCCCCACCTCAATCCAGACGGCACCAGAAGTGGCGTGATCGAGCCCGACCCCGATTGTGACCCAGAGTACGACAGAAACTGCCGCCTGCGTCGCTATGAGCCTGAGCCTGCTGTCCCCCATGAGGAGGCCCAAGAAGCCCACCAAGCTGAGAGGCACCACGACCAGTCCAATCACGAGGAGGAGCCACATCCTGAACACCAGCCTGGAAGCCCCAGCTACAGCCAGGACAACTATGACCCTTACCAGAGTGGCCAGGAAGACCCTTTTGCCTCATATGGCTCCCAGGATCATGGAGCTCCCAGCTTCCCAGATGTTCTGAGGGGCTTCGGGGGCCAGTATGGTCAGGATGACCACCGTGCCTACACAGGAGACTACAAGAAGAAGtga
- the LOC114766574 gene encoding beta-galactoside alpha-2,6-sialyltransferase 1-like isoform X1 → MQTGTKRTWRHISNVSHWFEMSGVGLLSIPAQCCSKYSVIIFCCFVIACIFYLSLNLNLTPKPALKEMWRQMRTAHNAKKPTDGASISKEVKEAVTHYSSLNQFKVAAAVKGRSMSLGRADITCELRARVPLRVIKAGDGPFSGEQWEKSLPSRGLEETLGPLKTCAVVMSSGALRRSSLGMEIDSHDAVLRFNAAPTEGHSRDVGSKTTLRIVNSQLMVTQKARFLQDALFNTGVLIMWDPAPYSKDLHEWYRNPDFNFTETYQDYHRLHPRQPFYILSPSMQWELWDILQEYSPTAIQPNPPSSGMQGIIVMLSLCDRISVYEFLPSHRKSDLCHYFEDIHNWQCTQGHYHPLSFEKNLIKHLNQGGQEDVVKLGKVTLNGFSQERCRRT, encoded by the exons ATGCAGACTGGGACCAAGAGAACCTGGCGGCACATTTCGAATGTTTCCCATTGGTTTGAGATGTCTGGAGTGGGACTGCTTTCCATACCTGCGCAATGTTGCTCGAAGTATTCTGTCATTATTTTCTGCTGCTTCGTCATAGCGTGCATCTTTTATCTCTCACTAAACCTCAACTTGACACCTAAGCCTGCATTAAAGGAGATGTGGAGACAGATGAGAACCGCGCACAATGCCAAGAAGCCTACTGATGGTGCAAGTATATCGAAGGAAGTGAAAGAAGCAGTGACGCATTACAGCTCACTGAACCAGTTCAAGGTGGCCGCAGCTGTGAAAGGGCGGAGCATGTCTCTGGGGAGAGCTGACATCACGTGTGAGTTGAGGGCCCGGGTTCCCCTGCGGGTGATCAAGGCTGGGGATGGGCCCTTTTCAGGAGAACAGTGGGAAAAAAGTTTACCCTCGCGTGGACTGGAAGAGACACTTGGCCCACTGAAGACCTGCGCTGTTGTAATGTCATCGGGTGCTCTGAGACGCTCCTCACTGGGAATGGAAATTG ACTCACATGATGCTGTTCTTCGCTTTAATGCGGCACCCACTGAAGGTCACAGCCGGGATGTTGGGAGTAAAACAACCCTACGTATCGTGAACtctcag CTCATGGTTACACAGAAGGCAAGATTTCTCCAAGATGCATTGTTCAATACTGGTGTTCTGATTATGTGGGACCCAGCACCCTACTCCAAAGACCTGCATGAG TGGTACAGGAACCCTGACTTTAACTTCACAGAGACTTATCAGGACTACCACAGACTGCACCCCCGGCAACCTTTCTATATTCTGAGTCCCAGCATGCAGTGGGAACTGTGGGACATACTGCAGGAGTACTCTCCAACAGCCATCCAGCCCAACCCCCCTTCCTCTGGCATGCAGG GAATTATTGTGATGCTGAGCCTCTGTGACCGGATCAGCGTTTATGAGTTTCTTCCTTCGCATCGGAAATCGGACCTGTGTCACTACTTTGAGGACATACACAACTGGCAGTGCACTCagggccactaccacccactcagCTTCGAAAAGAACCTAATCAAACACCTCAATCAAGGTGGGCAGGAGGACGTCGTCAAATTAGGAAAAGTCACTCTAAACGGGTTTTCACAAGAACGCTGCAGAAGAACATGA